The following DNA comes from Castanea sativa cultivar Marrone di Chiusa Pesio chromosome 10, ASM4071231v1.
GAATATGTTAAGCAGAATAAAGATGAAACTCTTTCTGCTATGGTGACTTATGCCTTGGAGCTTCCACTGCATTGGAGAATAATAAAGTTTGAAACAAGGTggtttattgatatatataggAGTAGAGAAGACATGAACCCTATCTTACTTAAGCTTGCAGAAATGGATTTCAACATGGTGCAAGCAGTCCACCAAGAAGATCTAAAACAAGTGTCAAGGTTAAAAAAGCTTATTACTTCTCTCATTAAGTTGAGCTTCATCTGACATATAATCAATACGTTAATTACTTAGTTATTGACAACCCTTGAAGGACTATATAGATTCTCTATTGAACTATTGAAGTGTACAATGatgaatattaaaattaaaatcaaatctcATGGCAACATAACACAAATAATCAAGTTTATTATAGcgtaaatttttttagaaaattgatattttcttgttttgtccATAAAAAGGTGGTGGAAGAACACTAAGCTTggagaaaatttgatatttgcaAGGGATAGGCTAATGGAGATTTTCTTCTGGTCAATGGGTATGATAGATCAACCTCAGTTTGGGTGTTGTAGGATAAATTTAACAAAGTTGGGTTCACTCATAACGATAGTAGATGATGTTTATGCTGTATATGGAACTTTGGATGAACTCAAGCTCTTCACAGATGCCATTGAGAGGTATGTATAAATCACATTAGTGCATTACGCCTCATCCCCTTtgacataaaaactaaaaaattactctttcattttttgtctGACTCCAGATGGGAGATCAATGCGATGGATCGGCTTCCAGATAATATGAAGATATGTTTCTTCATTCTCTACAACTTTGTTAATGAAATGGCTTTTGATCCCCTTAAGGAACAAGGATTCCACATCATTCGATACCTTAAAAAAGCGGTATTGACTTCATTTGACTTCTAAATCCATCATTGTTTATTGTTAACATTTTCTCCTAAATACATGACGGTTTTAATTCCTCTAATTCATGGTCCCATTTAATTGTTTCAGTGGTCAGATTTATGTAAATCTTTTTTGTTGGAGGCCAAGTGGTATCACAGCGGATATATACCAAGCCTTGCAGAATACCTTGAGAATGCGTGGATTTCAACATCAACACCAGTTGCACTAATGCATGCTTACTTTATGGTCACCAATCCAATAACGAAGGAAGCCTTGGATTGCTTGGAAGAGCACCCCAAAATATTCTATTGGTCATCAATGATTCTACGACTTACAAATGATCTTGGAACATCTGCGGTATGCTAATCACACTATCCTAATAGTTTCATTAAGAATGCTTTTAACtacttcacacaagcttagcctaacattgttttcttcttcttcttctttttctttggaaaCTTAGAATGAATTAAAAAGAGGTGATGTTCCAAAGTCAATCCAATGTTACATGAATGAAACTGGTGCTAGCGAAAAATATGCTCGTGAGTATGTGAAGTCTTTGATTAGTACAGCATGGAAGAAGGTGAATGAAGAGAGAGTTGCGAGTTCTCCATTCTGTcaaacatttattgaaattgcaATGAACCTTGCAAGGATGGGTCATTTCATGTACCAATATGGAGATGGGTTCGGTGTTGCAGACCAAAAAACTAAAGATACTGTATTATCATTACTTATTCAGCCCATTCCTCACTCCAGGATGTCTTCTGGCAATTCAAATACTACACCAAACTTGAGCATCAATTAAGTGAAGACTTTAAACCATGATTTTATGAGTATGGATTTTGGTTTTGGGGGAGTTATCTTGTTTGATTAGTGGGTTAGGGTGCCGTACAACAGATGACCAATTGAGATTTTTTCTATGGACCCCCAAAATAAAGTAGGAGTTTGGTTTCCTAACATGTTGTGGTTAATAAATcctttattttagtttatatgGGTTATATGAGTGTTTAGTTGGTTTATTATCTTCGTGGATATTGTGAAATTAAGTAGTTAAATCATTATGTTATCTTTTTGAAAACGTTGGTCTTAAAATATGGAGGCAAAAATATGAAGTGTTGGCTTTTAAAGTTTTAAGATAGAGGTTGAAAATTCTATTATTGCATTGAAATATCTTTGACAGGGTTAATTAATGAGAAGTGCTACAtttacaacactttcataacaaatcttactGGCAGGTTGTTACTAATTGTTATAggtggataaaaaaataatttcagttgtgaattcaaattaaacgaataataacttaccacttataatttgttatgaaaatattatggatgtaaCACTTCTTATAATGAGTTAAGTAGATTTACTTATAGAAACTCCAATTTGTACCTGCTAATGCTCTGACCCCGTTGATAAAATGTTATCCCATTTTCGAAATGGAAAAATCATACATGGTGAACCTAAAATAACCATGACTCAGATTTAACTAAAAAGGCAAAAATAATTGGTTTCAAAGAAAGATGAATGTTCATGCATAAAACATGTATTCCATCCAAAAGGTATGAATGATTTCCAGACCAAACCCCCTTCCACAAAGGTCTTAGCCTTTACACTTTTATTGCATGCTAGTTTTACGTTTTGTTTTACAAGGCTTCAATATGTGCCTCATAAAAATTTGCTGTCATTGCTTTTTGATAATCAAAATGagctaaatcttttttttcccctggaTGTGATGTTGATTCATAGGAATAGGCAATAACAATGATACTATTGATCAAATCAAGTACGATTGAGATTTCTGTCAATAAATAGCAGGGTCTATCAGTGTCGGCTTTATATATTACTCAGGGTGTTCATACTTCATACACACAATATTCTATAACTTAAACCTATTTTGtctaccttaaaaaaaaataataatgaatacCTAACTTGAAAATCTCAAGAATTTGGATTCAACAAAAATTATCTTGGCCCACCTAAACACAATCCTTAACCTCTTAAAAAagtaaaaccaaacaaaaatccaaataacaacaataaatattagcccAAATAACAGCAAAAATAACCCAAACAACAAGATTAGACCTCTTATCTtttacatcaaaaaaaaaaaaaaaaagataaattgaaCATCAacaatatatacacacacacacacacacacattcaacaaaaaaagccaattcaaaaacaagaaaataaaaacccctaatcattcaaatttgtaactcgTTCAACCTGTTCCATAAAAATAATCCATAATTTCATCTTCTCTAAAACTGAATACCATCAAAGATATATTGTAACCGTGAATTCTCCTTAGTAACTCTACCCTTTTCTTTGCAATCACAACAACTCTATTATCTTTAGAAGTCAAATAAAACATCAAATTTGCCAATGAATAAAATTCCAGGAAATAAAGCCATCCTCttgtaaatagattttttttttcctctgtaTTCTTGAGACCTCTTATGAATTAATAAGAGGAACAATCGGGCAAGGGAGTTTCTTGAGGAATTTTGAATGGCATCAGTACTGATGGGACCTGCACAAGGAGGGCAATCTAATCGGGATACCTGGCAGCCCCCTCCACCTTCGATCTTCAAACTTAATTTCAATGCAGCCTTGTTTTCGACTCTCAATAGCTCTGGGTTTGGTGCAATCATCCGGAATGAAAAAGGGGAGGTTATGGCAGCCATGGAAGCTAAGGGACTTGAGGTTTTTTGTAGCGGGGAGGTTGAGTTGCTTGTAGGAAAGCTAATGAATTTGACATAGATGCTGGCTTCACTGAATTTATAATTGAAGGGGATAATAGCTCTGTTATGAAAACTATTTCAGCTTTGCAGGATGATCATTCTTTGCTTGGGAATGTAATTGGGGATATTCATCATTTGAGTAGGTCTTTGCATTGGGCAAAGATTGAATGTACTAGGCGAGGGGGGAATAGGGTTGCTCATGAGTTAGCTCAATTTGCTAGGAATATTAGTCATGATTTGTtttggatggaagatgttccTCCAATAGTTAGGGAAGCTTTGTACCAAGATGCTAATTTTCCTGATTAATTGAATGGCATGCTTctatttccaaaaaagaaaaaaaagaatatcacATTAgacttagttttaaaatttagttaacATGGAAATTGGAAATTATGCCATCAATTATCAACAGCAGTACGATCGTGCTCTTTAATAAACTCTGCAAAAAATTGCTTAACTTTATTTACAAATCTATACATATGGGAATAAACCAAAAGCATTTCATTACAACCAATTGACTCAACATTATACATACTTAATGCCTTCagcaatgagggaaaaaaaaatttaaatacaagtTCTAAGATGTCACTTATGTTCTAAAATTGAACTACTTATTTATTATGGCTTTAGAGTAGAGTTTTTTGTGTGCCTGTGTTAGAGCCCATCcttgtgtgtgcgtgtgtgtttctcaaaaacaaaCGAGCTATTATCTTGCACCTGAGTATTTAAAATCACATAAAGAGCTTAAATTCGTTCACAAGTTATTAATTTAATACAGCACTACCAATTTAATACCTGACAAGTaatcctctcacttttttttcttgataagcAGATGAAAAGCTAAGTAATCTTCGATCTCGTTATTTTATAAATACAGCACCTGGGATATTGAGACAAGATTTTTGTAATTCCTCGCCGCAAGGAGCTATCCTTTCCTTAACGCTATCATGAAGTTTACCAAACCCAGAAGCAGAATACACTGGGCCAACCGTGCCCATTTAGAAATCCAGAACTCCAATGAAATAGAGCCATTAGCTCGGTAAAAATTGAGGCATTCAATTGACCGAAATAATCACCCAAGACTAAGAATTTGCAGTTGGTTcggattttttttctaatgatcCAACTATTTCTTCAAAAGCTTCCATGTCAATGGTCATATCATCATCTATATCAGCCTCTACATCTGTCATTACTTCATCTCCATCTCCTACCATAGGTTCGACCCCATTTTGTACCGAATTGGGGTGAGCCTCAAGTTCTTCGCTTGCTTTCTCTGGTTCATCTGGCTTTTGCACAGTTGATTGTGGATATTGATCAATAGATTTGCTTAGCATAGACGTCACCAACAAATTCTACAGGCAGGTCAAGATAAATTGTCAGAACAGTAAGCATCAAAAATAGtaggaaagaaaaaatacaatttttaaaattttgatatattgatatattaAGCCATTTCAGTTTTCAAACTTTTACCACCATTCTATAACTATTTGGAAAGCGGTGTACGCCATGACCATGTCAAACATCTCTAAATTTGACGAGTGCCCATgcaaaacataacaaaatatGGAATGGAATTTTTATCccctcttaaaataaaaaatgaaagggaTAAATGATTAGGATTGTGAAATCTTACAACACGTTCAGGCTTAAATAGACACGTTATGAAGCTAGTGATTATGTCAACAAAGGAAAACATTAAAAAGGTACTACCAATTTtacgagtaattcttaggtactcccggagcacggagaatggtgctccctcctcttaCATTCATAGTGGGGCctgctcattaaattcatggtggggttcaccatgaatgtgagaggagggagcaccatttcactatactccgggagtacctaagaatttttctaattttactacaaaaaatttacaaattgaaatGGTAATAAATATGATTGGTGCCACATCAACAgtataataaataattctttAATTACCTTATGTATTATGTTTAAATGTTgacacatcagtttgtaaagcttatgtaataaaaatataatcagtAGTATCTCTAGTATCACCCGTAAAGAAAACCCATAAACATAGACTAATCAATCAAAGTCTGGTGATTAGAGGAGTCTGACCCCTAGACCCAAAGACATGCACACCCAAAAAACTGAGGCGACATAATGTAGCATCGACATTCACAAAACCATATTAGAAAGCAGCAACAGAATAAGACAGACCAGCAGGACTCTTAATGCTTATATGGGGTCTTGGAAGGGGTAGTTTGACTACAGTCCCTACTCCAACATTTTTTTGCATGAAGTGTCTGCTATCAAGACTTGGACCTGCGCACTTGCACTTGAAAACCTGAGACTTTTACAATTGCACCATACAGCCTAGGACTTGAAAACCCACACAACTTGCGCTTGACAGGGCAATAAATcattaaaggtttcaacatcgACAAACAAAAACAGCACAAAAATTGCCTTTTCAAGAGCTAAACCAAGCTTTGAAAGATTAGGATAAGTAGTTCGTGCTTCCAATAGGATCTGCTCAATAGAGATAAATAAGATAAAGCATGAGAAATTTATTGGAGTAAATTAAATATGTAACAGCAATGAGACAAAATTAATGTGCAGATCTTCCTAGTCAAGAAGTCATAAATTACTAGGAGATGTGCAAGTATCCCATCTGTCAACCCCAAAGAaatccaccatttttttttatttgccgccaccacgtgtgtgtgtgtgtgtgtgtgttgggggggggggggggagttagTATAGCATAATATATAATGCACAAATGAAGTAGTCACCTCACAGAGCCGCTGCAGGGTAAACGGAGGACCTTCAACAAAGCCAAGAAGAGCTGCATCACAGATAAACATAAAAGGGTCATTACCCAATGCCAATGCCATTTCCACTTTAGTGGACTATTAGGATGGGTGACTTGGATACAGTCTACTCTTCAGCATTTTTTTTGCATGAAGTGAGTCAAGTGACCACTCTTAAGACTTGAACCCCGCacacttaaataattaatagaaCTTAAAGATCTAATAGTTACAAATGGaactaaaaatcataaaatgagACAATTTTGATGGGTAGAGGagcaataaattaattaaacataAGAACAACATCAACTACTACAGCACTAGTTATGGCCATCTAATGTTTTGTTTAGCAAGCACTGTTAAGAGTGTTATCATGACTCATGGGCCTGCAGAAAAAGAAGCATGATAACCTtcctaataaaatataaatttaaatttaaatcttcaatttctttttctttttttttttcttttttttttctctttttttcttttgataagtccatatattattgaataaatgcgGATAAAAATCCTCAATTAAAATATCCACATCAAGCATTGTACATACAATAAAACCAAGAAATCTATTTCTTTCTTGCAAATAATGGATTAGTTTTGAGGAGCTtgtccaaaaccaaatattctTTGTCAGGAGCccataaaagaaatattaacATATTTACCAACATCAACTGTGAAGCAGTTTGGCTTCACCCAGCAAGTTCAATTCCAGGTAAACTAAGATTCTGGAAACCAGGTCTCTTACAAATTCTACCAAAATCTAATGACAATTTTTGGTTTCACAATGCAAAACAAGTtcacacctctctctctctctctctgagagCACACCAAcacccaaccccccccccccccaaacaaaaaaaaaagactcaattTCATGAGGCTTAAGTCACTTTCAAATTTGAATACAGAGGAAATAGAAAGCATTACCCTGAAAACTAAGCACAGAAAGCTAGTGTACTGCATCAAGCCAAGCTTAATTAGGATTGGACTAAAGTTAAATACATTTTCCACCAACCAATCCAAGCACAAGCAGCATAGTATTTGGTTTTGCTGCTTAGCCCATTTTTAACTGAGCCAAgcctaaaattattttatcagaATCCATCAAATGTCCTAAATAAAGCAAAGACTCCAAGGTTCCAGCAAGCCACTGCTTTATTCCACTTTCATTATGAATGGATGATTATTGTATGTTTCCTACAAAATCTTGTTTAACGTCAGTTGAATATGTTTAGCACTACATTTTAATCCAAACCATTATTTTGAACtctaattaactcaactagtaaagtctcttatTGTCAAATAAAGGATCTAGGTTCAAATCCCACCTATATGGCTACATCAAAAACAAATCCATTGATATCTTGATGTGATGATAAAAGGCAACCATCATGGAGTGGAAGCCATAGGTTCAAATTCTCTCGTATCTACACAAACCAAACCATTACCAATCATAAGGGCACTTTTAATCAACTTATTTTGGTTTTGCACTAGATATGGGGCATCATATAAAAGAGCCAAAAAAGCAGCCTACAGTAACTTaacctcattttctctctccaatttttcccttaatttattattattattataataagtTATGTACACACCCTAATCTTCTCTGAACTTATCACCAGTTCAAAGCCCTTTTTTATAAGCTATTTTTGGTTCAAAGCCACTAGTTCTGACACCGTAAAACTTATTAGACAATTAGACATAGAGtcaatgattattttaaggatatTTCCATCAgatgatgacttttgttttCAAATATCTCTCTATCCTTGGTTTAGGAAGAGTGATTGTTTGGGTTCATTTTAGGGGACAAATGAGGATGATATAGTTAGTAaggattaattatttaattatttttatttggttaaggATTTAAGATACCTATATAGAAGGATTTTGTCAAAAAGTTTTAGCTTAAATGGCATCTCCTGCTACTGTAAGAGCACTCTCATCAGGCATGCCAAAGGTGTCAAATGTCAAAATATggcacatttggcacaccaaactcCAAAATATGAGCTTCATGAGATGTTCTAAataccaaaaattttaacacatATGCACAGTACCGTCTCAAAGATGAGACGGTACAGAGATATATGCCAAACACTGTTTGGCTTATTAAATtcgttttctctctctctctctctctctctctctctctctgtctctcgtTTGcaacacatctctctctctctctctgtctggCCACGCTAATGATCTCTTTTTTCTCATTGTCGTCTCACCTAGCCGTCTCGCCACGCCGATCTCGCCATCGTCGATTTCGCCACGCCAATCTCACCACGCTGATCTTGCCACTGATCACTGACCCACTTTGCGACGAAGAGGAACTCCAATGTGAAGGACACGGTGGCCAAAAGTGAAAACTTCCCTCAGCAACGGCGACGGAGGCGTGGGTTTGTGTTggtggtggatgtgggtttgtttggtttggtggATGTGTGCCGATCTCTctagttgagttttttttttttttttttttaaggtggcgttggtggatgtgggtttgtgccggTGGTGGCTGTGGTTATTGTTGcggcagtggtggtggtggttgttgttgttgttgctgttgttgttgttgatgatgataatgatgatggtggtggtggtgatagCAGGAGGAGTTAATATATTAGtttaatgtgtagtaaatattattttaatgtatagaattgaaggataaaacatctgataaatgagatgttgtaaaatgatatggtaaAATGATAAAGTAGGTGTTTGATGTGTTAAAATGACATGTTTTTGAAACATATGATGAAAATGCTCTAAGAAAGGGTGTAAGGTAGGCTCCCATTGGGTTCATTTATAGGTTTTCCAATAAACAAAAAAGGTAAGGATTTCGCAGTGGTCCAAGTCCATTGCGGTAGATGATGtaactataaatttaattatcttaataaaaaattgtacttttcttaatatatataaacaaacccCTGGCCAAACCTTGAAACACTCGGGTTGTCATTCATTTAGAAAAGTGCAAACAGTGAAACTGGAAAAGGAAAATCAAATCCGTGTTCGAATCTTTAAACCAATTCTTCTGgtaaataaaatagaaacttTTCAATCAACTTTCTCCCAATCGGCCTAATAGGTGATCTTCAACTTCCTTTTATGGTAGAttgatttgcaaaaaaaaaaaggatttttgaATCATATACTTGTTTTATAGACAGGAACCCTAGGACTTGAGATGGTGTGTTATTTATTCATGTAAGTAGATTTGACTTTTTCTTCATAGAAATCAAATTCATTAGactttcaatataaaaaattttaaactctttttgGGCTTTGTCATGGTCAGTTCGTTTGCATAGttatacaattttacaatacatgAGGTTAGGGATGTAAATCAAATCTTTAATGGgattaaaattttatactcACTACGTGATTTGTaatgttaaaattatatttttcaatttcaattaagTTATGATTTGTATGTAGAATTAAGATTGTAGGTTATTTTGGATTGAGGTGGTTTTCTACAATGTACCTAACACTTTTCATCTTATATTGCGATTTTATTGGCTTTTATCTTCAGAAAGTCAAAGTAATTTGAATATGAAGTTTTActactcataagtcataactcaCTACATAAGTGAGTTGTGGCAAAAGTTATGCTACTTCTTATGGCATTAGACTCTttgaatttgagaaaaattataatcaaaatttGGACCTCTAGAGATAAGGTGATAGCTATGTTGCCTTCCATTATATAAGAAGTGTGGTTAGGTGGTTTTATTAAAGCTATATatgcgcgtgtgtgtgtgtttgtttttttttaaagggattGCTAACAACTTGTTTGGATGGAcaaaggagaaagaaagaggaataAAGGGTGGGGCAGGTTTCATGAACCCTATTTGCTGGGACAAACTTAGACGGGGCTAGTTTTGaggttttagcattttttttttttttggtatatttaaatattaattaaataatataaatttaacttttgaTAATAAATTTGTGGAATAATGCCCCCTTTGTTTAAGTGGCTATCAAGTAATGCAGGTTGGATTTCAGTAATGAATTTTTCTGGAATGCTATTAATTTTGATGGCGATAGAAATGAAGGGCCTGATCACTTCCTAATTCCTATGTGCTTGGAAAATTGGAAATTTTTACCGTTAAACTGTcgtaaataaagtaaaatgcaTTAATAGAGTGTACAACATTTAAAAagaggataatttttttttgtcttaattaaatttttttacacttCGAGACAAATAGACAATGCATTCTATTTGTCAATAAAAAGGgccttcatttttatttttattttggttaaaatttCTAGTCTTGATTAAATTTTTGCACTTTGAGACAAACAGACAATATATTCTTTTTGTCAACAGAGGAAGCCgatcatttgtttatttatttattgttggtTGAGAggtctccaattttttttttagctacaatatatatagatataaatattatattgttCAATATGGTCCTTTCTTCCATTTGGGGGACCATTGCCTAAGTGACCAAAGGTTTGAGTAAATACATAACCTAAGAGCAAAGCTACATGTACAAAAAATTTCCCGTCTAAATTGTTATTAATTCTCATTTGGGCTTACAACTGACAAATTTATCGTCTACTATTTACAACTCGCCACTTCAGTGATTACTAaacattttatgatttttttttttttttttactctagcctTAAGAGACTTTGGGGCTATCCCTctcatttttttcccccttaaaaTAACTagcatatataattataattataagttTAAAGACCCAATAAATTTAATAACTATCCAAGCGATAAGTTATGATTGAtgcacaataaaaattatataagtagtgattgaaaaagatgttataCTAATcacaatttaatttaaataaattgtgaaattaattatgtatgtatgtagcATTGTTgatat
Coding sequences within:
- the LOC142614139 gene encoding myrcene synthase, chloroplastic-like, which produces MADNNTSNNSIIVRRSANYQPSIWDYDYIQSLRNKYVGEICTAQSNVLKEHVRMMLHKVVDPLEQLELIDILQRLGLSHHFEGEMKRILEGLYNNDQSGDTWRKENLYATTLKFRLLRQHGYNISQGVFNIFKDERGKFKACLCEETKGILSLYEASFLLTESENMLEELRNFATKHLQEYVKQNKDETLSAMVTYALELPLHWRIIKFETRWFIDIYRSREDMNPILLKLAEMDFNMVQAVHQEDLKQVSRWWKNTKLGENLIFARDRLMEIFFWSMGMIDQPQFGCCRINLTKLGSLITIVDDVYAVYGTLDELKLFTDAIERWEINAMDRLPDNMKICFFILYNFVNEMAFDPLKEQGFHIIRYLKKAWSDLCKSFLLEAKWYHSGYIPSLAEYLENAWISTSTPVALMHAYFMVTNPITKEALDCLEEHPKIFYWSSMILRLTNDLGTSANELKRGDVPKSIQCYMNETGASEKYAREYVKSLISTAWKKVNEERVASSPFCQTFIEIAMNLARMGHFMYQYGDGFGVADQKTKDTVLSLLIQPIPHSRMSSGNSNTTPNLSIN
- the LOC142613464 gene encoding uncharacterized protein LOC142613464, coding for MALALGNDPFMFICDAALLGFVEGPPFTLQRLCEILLEARTTYPNLSKLGLALEKNLLVTSMLSKSIDQYPQSTVQKPDEPEKASEELEAHPNSVQNGVEPMVGDGDEVMTDVEADIDDDMTIDMEAFEEIVGSLEKKSEPTANS